A segment of the Panacibacter ginsenosidivorans genome:
TTCTTACAGGATTATCACCAAATACTGCTGCAACATTTTCACTTGCTTTATTAATAATTTTTTCCAGTAAAGCCGGGTCAAGTGTAGTAAGCTCACCAAACATGGGCGTACCGGTAACAAACCCTTTTGCAATATCAAGTGCAGATGGGCTTGTGCCTTCAATTGAAATTTGTTGCACATGCACATTGCTAAACCCAGCCCCCTGCAACAATTGCTGTAGTTCTGAAGCATTATACAGGCCATGTGGTATTTTAAAAAAGAGAGGACCATCTCCTTTAAAAAAATCAATAATCACTTTATTTACAATCTCAGTCGCAGGATTATTTTCCAGGCTATCCCATGTGTTGAACAAAAGTGTTCCCCCTTTCCGTAATACACGAAAAGCTTCACTAAACCCTTTCGGTTTATCTGGCACAAACATGAAACCAAACTGGCAAACAACAAGATCAAAACTATTATCTTCAAATGGAAGAGATTGTGCATCCGCCTGCACAAAACGAACATGATCATTATCTATAAATCGCTCAGCAACCTTAACCATTTCAATACTAAAATCTGATGCCGTAATATTTGCAGATTTCCGAAACAGGTTGCTCAGCTGCCTTGTTACGCGGCCGGTACCACAGGCAATTTCCAAAACATCCTTGATAACTGTTGCATCTATACGGTTTACCATATCACGAGCATATGGTTCAAATAAAAATGGACCAAGATAGCGGTCATAATTTGCAGGAACATTACCACCGAATAAGATATTTTCTTCAGGCATATTTTTAATTTATCAATTCAAAGCTTATAAGAAAAAGTGTTTAAATGATAATTGCTTTTTTACTGATCACAGGATATTATTTTATTACGGGCATTTGTATACCATGGCATCGCCTGTTGTGTCACTCACTTGTACGTTCTTGCCGTTAATCGTCAATGGGGAATCGTAACCGGTCAATAAATTTTTAACATCATTCTATTCTCCATTGACCATTCACGATTCACCGGCACAAGAGTGCGACGCAACAGGAGATGATAAAAGATCCATTGCCGGGTACAAAAAATTAATTAGATCTGACCTTTCCACCAAGCAATCCACCAAAACCAATGCGCACAGCTACCTGGCCATTATTGCCATTAAGATAAGAACCCACCACATCTACACGAAAAAGTTTGAGTATGTTTTCAAGACCGGCAAATATCTCTGCGTAGTTATTATTTTTATTTACGTAAAAAGCATTGCTGCCGGCAACAAGGTTCCAGTTAAGCCTTTTAAAGAAAGGAATTTTATTGGTAAGCAACCCGTTGAAATGATGCTCCACATGCCCGGTTGCATAAAAGGATGCAGTGGTACTGTTTGCATAATAAGGCGCTGTTTGAAAACTATTAAGATATTTGCTGGCAATAATAATTTGATTGCCGTTGAAGTGGCGGTAATCCTGTATAAAAACTGATTTGTCATTAATGAACCCACCTATATCAAAACGATAACTGAACTGCCCTGCAAGCTTTAAATTAATATCATCAGTAACAGCAAAAGTCCACTTATCAAAATTTACATCACTGCCGAAAATATTATCAATACCTTTCTGGTAATCCAAAGAAAATGTTGGATACTTTGAACCCAATGGTACGCG
Coding sequences within it:
- a CDS encoding class I SAM-dependent methyltransferase, translating into MPEENILFGGNVPANYDRYLGPFLFEPYARDMVNRIDATVIKDVLEIACGTGRVTRQLSNLFRKSANITASDFSIEMVKVAERFIDNDHVRFVQADAQSLPFEDNSFDLVVCQFGFMFVPDKPKGFSEAFRVLRKGGTLLFNTWDSLENNPATEIVNKVIIDFFKGDGPLFFKIPHGLYNASELQQLLQGAGFSNVHVQQISIEGTSPSALDIAKGFVTGTPMFGELTTLDPALLEKIINKASENVAAVFGDNPVRTPLSAWVSSAQK